Proteins encoded by one window of Aphidius gifuensis isolate YNYX2018 linkage group LG2, ASM1490517v1, whole genome shotgun sequence:
- the LOC122848966 gene encoding venom dipeptidyl peptidase 4-like, with product MAFGYFNDTMTNIIDIPFYGTLNSNLSYQYPQSYNIYYPKAGRKNPIVKLFYIDLEIVDKSNAYNKSFYEILPPLELLKSEIILAAVVFPNETSVSVTWMNRIQNESYIQLCNVNEFHSTTVFKYAEKEGWLSPGSPPKYNKDASKFLMILPQKQFDNDYWYHLAIVSINTTNNYPAIRYLTSGTFVVTKIVGWDEKKSLVYYLATVDNQPDQLHFYRVSTLNNYSKSECLSCNVSSLNKRIPCRYNNAILSPSNSRYILTCFGPDVPDVSIYNSSNLIKLLTWEDNSKLINLLKNKKMPQIKRLRVPVPGGFNAEVQLFIPSNADLSGTKKYPLLVDVYAGPDSNKITDKFKIHWGTYLVTNKNFIYAFIDGRGSNLKGNSMLFSVYKNLGNFEILDQINVTRYLQNNYAFIDKNKTSIWGWSYGGYAAGMSLALDHGNVFKCGISVAPVTSWYLYDSIYTERYMGLPNEHDNKYGYDNGELIKHAKNIKSNSYYLVHGTFDDNVHYQHSLLLAKELEKSDILFRQQTYTDESHGIDGLLPHLYHSLENFLDECLIK from the exons atggcattTGGATATTTCAATGACACAATGACAAATATCATTGACATTCCATTTTACGGAACattaaatagtaatttatCCTATCAATATCCACAATCATACAATATTTACTATCCAAag gCTGGTAGAAAAAATCCAATAGTAAAGCTATTCTACATTGATTTAGAAATAGTTGATAAAAGTAATGcttataataaaagtttttatgaaattttacctCCATTAGAATTATTAAAGTCTGAAATAATACTTGCTGCTGTTGTTTTTCCAAATGAAACAAGTGTTTCAGTAACTTGGATGAACAGAATTCAAAATGAATCATACATACAGCTTTGCAATGTCAACGAATTTCATTCCACCACG GTATTTAAATATGCTGAAAAAGAAGGATGGTTGTCACCAGGTTCACCTCCAAAATACAACAAAGATGCAAGTAAATTTCTCATGATTCTTCCACAAAAACAATTCGACAATGATTACTGGTATCATTTGGCAATAGTCAgtataaatacaacaaataattatccaGCTATTCGTTATTTAACATCTGGAACTTTTGTTGTTACTAAAATTGTCGGttgggatgaaaaaaaatcactagTTTATTATCTTGCAACAGTTGATAATCAACCAGatcaattacatttttatcgtgtttcaactttgaataattattcgaAATCTGAATGTTTAAGCTGTAATGTTTCGAGTTTAAATAAACGTATACCTTGTCGATATAACAATGCTATTTTATCACCATCAAATAGTCGatatattttaacatgttTTGGACCTGATGTACCTGATGTTTCAATTTACAATAGT agtaatttaattaaattgctaACATGGGAAGACAACTcaaagttaataaatttattaaaaaataaaaaaatgccaCAAATTAAAAGACTCAGGGTACCAGTACCAGGTGGTTTCAATGCTGaagtacaattatttattccaTCAAATGCTGATTTAAgtggaacaaaaaaatatcctcTACTTGTTGATGt atATGCAGGACcagattcaaataaaataaccgataaatttaaaattcattgggGAACATATTtagttacaaataaaaattttatttatgcattTATTGATGGTCGTGGATCAAATCTCAAGGGTAATTCAATGCTATTTTcggtttataaaaatttaggaAATTTCGAAATTCTTGATCAAATTAATGTCACAAG atATTTACAGAATAATTAtgcatttattgataaaaataaaacatcaatatGGGGCTGGAGTTATGGAGGATACGCAGCTGGAATGAGCTTAGCATTGGATCAtggaaatgtttttaaatgtgGTATATCAGTTGCACCAGTAACATCTTGGTATTtatatg aTTCAATTTATACTGAACGTTACATGGGTTTACCAAATGAACATGACAATAAATATGGCTATGATAATGgagaattaataaaacatgctaaaaatatcaaatcaaaTAGTTATTATCTTGTTCATGGTacatttgatgataatgtaCACTATCAACATTCACTTCTGCTTGCTAAAGAACTTGAAAAAAGTGACATTTTATTTAGACAAcaa acTTATACCGATGAAAGCCATGGCATTGATGGTTTGTTACCACATTTGTATCATTCATTGGAAAATTTTCTTGatgaatgtttaattaaataa